From Polynucleobacter paludilacus:
CTTAGAGCTAAAGGGTAAGCTTGCGCCCGATTTAGGAATTGCTAATGGTAAGCCGCAAGCGATTGAGGCAAGCAGCGAGATATTGCAGGCCCTTCTAGCTCTCGGTTACTCAGAAAAAGAGGCACTCTTGGCACTTAAACAAATCCCACCCGACAGCACAGTTTCTGACGGTATTCGGATGGGCTTGAAGTATCTATCTAAAGCTTAAAGCACTACACTTGCAGCATGGCAATTCATACTGACGATCTCAACTCTATTCCTGAAGATTTACCGGAAGGTAATGATCGCATCGTCAGTGGTGCCGCAGGTAACGCCGAGGCGGTTTTTGAAAAAGCACTCCGCCCAAAACAGCTTGATGAATATGTTGGCCAAACTAAGGCTCGCGCCCAACTAGAAATCTTTATTAGCGCCACGAGAGCGCGTCAAGAGGCTCTTGACCACGTTCTGTTATTTGGGCCTCCAGGGCTTGGTAAAACCACACTTGCCCACATCATCGCCAGAGAGCTGGGTGTCAATTTGCGGCAAACTAGCGGCCCAGTTCTTGATAGGCCTGGCGATCTTGCTGCGTTACTGACTAATCTCGAAGCAAATGATGTGCTCTTCATTGATGAGATTCATAGACTGTCCCCAGTTGTTGAAGAAATTCTGTACCCGGCACTAGAGGACTACAGCCTAGATATCATGATTGGTGAAGGCCCTGCAGCACGGAGCGTCAAAATTGATCTCAAGCCATTTACCCTCATTGGTGCGACGACTCGTGCAGGGATGCTTACCAACCCCCTGCGGGATCGCTTTGGTATTGTGGCTAGACTCGAGTTCTACACTACAGAAGAACTGACCAAGATTATTAATCGCTCAGCAAGCCTTCTCAAAGCAGATATCGATCCAGAAGGCTCAGTAGAAATCGCTAAGCGTGCCCGTGGAACGCCACGAATCGCCAATCGGTTATTGCGCCGTGTACGAGACTATGCTGAAGTCAAAGGCACAGGCACCATTACTAAAGCGATGGCTGATGCTGCACTGAAAATGCTAGATGTAGACCCAAGCGGCTTTGATGTGATGGATAGAAAACTCTTAGAAGCCATCATGCATAAATTCGATGGTGGTCCAGTTGGGATTGATAATTTGGCTGCAGCAATTGGTGAGGAGCGTGACACCATCGAGGATGTTCTAGAGCCCTACCTGATTCAACAAGGATATCTACAGAGAACTTCTAGAGGAAGAGTGGCAACCCGTCAGGCTTATGAGCATTTTGGTTTAACGCCACCTAGTGGCAATACCAGCTTAGACCTATAGCTCTAATCAGCTCAGCGTCACTTTTGCAAACTTACGCTTCCCAACCTGCACAATATACGTTCCGGCCTCAATCTTTAATTGCTTATCAGCAATCGTTACGCCGTCAATCTTCACACCGTTTTGTTCAATATTGCGCATCGCTTCAGATGTAGACGGCGCCAATCCAGCAGCCTTGAGGAGGTTGGCGATCCCCATGGGGGCACCATTAAAAGTGACTTCAGGAATCTCATCGGGTACACCGCCCTTGGCGCGGTGATTAAAGTCTTCTAGTGCTTTTTCAGCAGCCGCTTGTGAATGAAAGCGCGCCACGATTTCTTGGGCAAGTAACACTTTGCAATCTTTTGGATTTCTGCCAGCAGCAACTTCCTGCTTCATGAGATCGATTTCAGCCATTGGGCGGAATGACAATAAGGTGAAGTAATCCCACATCAAATCATCCGAGATACTCAAGAGCTTGCCAAACATCTCGCCAGGCGCTTCACTGATGCCAATGTAATTACCTTTGGACTTACTCATTTTCTCAACGCCATCTAGACCCACCAAGAGTGGCATAGTCAATATACACTGAGGCTCTTGGCCATACTCACGCTGGAGCTCACGACCAACAAGAAGATTAAATTTCTGATCTGTACCACCGAGCTCTAAATCACTCTTGAGGGCAACAGAGTCATAACCTTGCATGAGTGGATATAAAAATTCATGAATAGAAATAGGCACGCCGTTGCGATAGCGCTTAGTAAAATCATCGCGCTCCAACATGCGAGCAACGGTATGTTTTGCTGCTAACTGAATCATGCCGCGCGCACCCAGTGGATCACACCACTCACTGTTATAGCGCACTTCAGTTTTGGTAGGATCGAGCACCATACTTGCTTGACGATAGTAAGTCTCAGCATTGACAGCGATCTCCTCTGCAGTCAATGGTGGGCGAGTGGCATTGCGACCCGATGGATCACCGATCATGCTAGTAAAGTCGCCGATCAAGAAGATGACCGTATGCCCTAAGTCTTGCAATTGTCGTAATTTATTCAGAACTACCGTATGCCCCAAATGAATATCAGGCGCCGTAGGATCTAAACCTAATTTAATCCTGAGCGGAGTCTTGGTCACTTGGCTACGGGCTAACTTTTGGACCCAATCGGACTCAACCAATAGCTCATCACAGCCACGTTTAGTCACTTCAAGTGCCGCGAAGACTTCGGGGGTCAAAGGATATTTTTGTTCTGGTTTTGCCATCATACTGATTCGGATGCTGATACAGTTATTTAGTATTTCAAATGTTAAGCATAATTGTCGCATTCCTGAGAACTCGATGAACAAACCGCACTCTCTCTACATTGGCCTCATGTCTGGCACTAGCCTAGATGGGATCGACGCCGTTCTAGCCAAGATCGGACCCAATGGAGAAACGAGCGCCCAAGCAGCCTTTAGCACCCCCTTTGATCCTGAGCTTCGTAAGACCCTGTTTGAACTTCAAAGCCCTGGGGACAATGAACTCCACCGGGAGAAGCAAGCCGGCAATGCATTGGCTTTGGCCTATGCAGAGGCAGTAAGCCAACTTCTCAACAAAGCTCATTTACAGCCATCTGATATTGCTGCGATTGGCGCCCATGGACAAACCATTCGCCACCAACCGCAGCTTGGGGAATTGGGATACACCCACCAAACATTGAATGCCGCCCTTTTGGCCGAGAAAACCGGGATCGATGTCATTGCTGACTTTAGAAGTCGTGATCTCGCTGCTGGTGGACACGGCGCACCTTTAGTTCCCGCTTTTCATGCGCAGCAATTTACATCAACTGAAAATCTCGCCATTCTCAATATTGGCGGTATCGCTAATTTCACACTGCTTCCAAAAAATGGTGCAGTTACTGGCTTTGATTGTGGTCCTGGAAATATGTTGATGGATGCCTGGATTTATGAACACCAAGGCAATTCTTTTGATGAAAATGGCGCATGGGCATCCCAAGGCAAAGTAAATGAAGATTTACTAAGAAAAATGTTGGCTGATCCATTCTTTAAAAAGTTACCACCAAAAAGCACTGGTCGAGATGACTTTCATCTTGAATGGTTAAAAGAAAAATTAGGCGAAGAAAATCACCGTACCGAGGATGTACAAGCAACACTTCTGCACTTAACAGCACACTCTGCTTTAGAGGCTTTGCTACATCATGCCCCGCAAACCCAGAAGTTGATTGTCTGCGGGGGTGGCGCAAAGAATAAAGCCCTCATGAATTTGCTCAAAGTCAAAGCACAACATGTGTTTAAACAGCCTTTAGAAATCGCGAGTAGTGAAGCTGTTGGGATTGATCCTCAACTCGTGGAAGGCCTTGCCTTTGCTTGGCTCGCCTGGGCTCATAAAGAAAAACGGCCGGCAAATCTGCCAGCCGTAACGGGGGCTAAAGGGCTCAGAATCTTAGGCGCTTGTTACCCAGCCTAGTTTCTAAAGATCTTAAGCCGAGAAAGAAGAACCGCAACCGCAAGTGGTGGTTGCATTCGGATTCTTAATCACAAACTGTGAACCATGAATATCTTCTTTGTAATCAATCTCTGCACCAACTAAATATTGGAAGCTCATTGAGTCGACCAGAAGTGTCACACCATTTTTTTCAAACTCAGTGTCATCTTCATTCACAGCATCATCAAAAGTAAATCCATACTGGAATCCTGAGCAACCGCCACCTTGGACGAATACTCTTAATTTGAGGCTGGGATTGCCCTCTTCGGCAATCAGGTCAGCCACTTTTGCGGCAGCGCTATCCGTAAACACCAACGGTGTTGGTGGCTCTGCAAGATCCTGCGCAACTTGGGTAGCAACTTCAGTCATGATGAACTCCTAATTCGAAAGGCAATAGTTCATTTTAGGCTTTAAATCCCCAGTCTGCTGGAAAGGTCTTTAGGGCAATAAGGCAATCTGGGTTAAGCCCATAGTCTCGGGCAAGCCAAACATCAAGTTTAGGCACTGCACACCCTGACCAGAAGCCCCTTTAACCAGATTGTCCTCAACCACCAAAATGACCAAAGTATCGCCATTGCCAGGCCGATGGATCGCAATTCGAAGGCCATTACTCCCTCTTACCGAACGCGTCTCTGGATGACTTCCGGCTGGCATGACATCCACAAAGGGCTCATCCTTGTAGTAGTTCTCATACAGCTTTTGATAATCGACCTCTTTGCCCACCTCGGTTAGACGCACATACAAAGTGGAATGAATACCTCTAATCATTGGGGTGAGATGGGGCACAAATGTCAAACCAATCTGTTCATGACCAGCGATAGCTTTGAGTCCTTGAACAATCTCAGGTAAGTGACGATGGCCTTTAACGCCATAAGCCTTAAAGTTATCACTAGCCTCAGCCATCAAGGTGCCGATCTCGGCTTTACGTCCTGCACCTGAAGTGCCGGACTTCGAATCCGAAATAATATGTTCGCCGTCAATCAGTTGTTTACCACCAGTGGATTTTGGAGAAAGTAGTGGCGCGAGACCTAATTGCACAGAAGTTGGATAGCAACCCGCAAGCCCAACGACCCGCGCTTTCTGAATGGCATCCCGGTTAATTTCTGGCAGGCCATAGACAGCCTCTGCCAAGACATCAGGGCAACTATGCTCCATGCCATACCATTTTTGAAACTCAGCAACGTCTTTCAAACGAAAGTCTGCAGCCAAATCCAATACCTTAACGCCTGCAGCCAAAAGTGCTTTTGCCTGAGCCATAGCAACACCATGCGGTGTGGCAAAAAATACGGCATCACATTCAGTTAGATTAGCATCCTCTGGCGTAGTGAACTTGAGATCAACTCGGCCACGCAAGGAAGGAAACATATCTGCTACGGGCATACCTGCTTCAGTACGCGAAGTAATCGCCTGAATCTGGACTTCAGGATGCTGTGTCAATAAACGGAGTAACTCCACTCCGGTATATCCAGTTCCACCAACGATGCCAACCTTAATCATGCTGATCTCCAATTTCAATAAGCCATAGCTTACTGCTTGATTCTGACAAATACTTTCATTTTAGAAACAAAAAGGGCCGCTTGCGCGACCCTTTCATCAAAACATAGCGACTGAAAGAAATTAGCGCTTACTGAACTGCTTGCGACGACGCGCGCCGTGCAGACCAACCTTTTTACGCTCAACTTCACGAGCATCGCGTGTTACCAAACCTGCTTTAGACAGGGTTGGCTTCAAAGCATTGTCGTAGTCGATCAAAGCACGAGTAACACCGTGGCGAACCGCGCCAGCTTGGCCAGTCTCACCACCACCAGTTACGTTCACTTTGATATCAAAGGTCGTTAAATGGGCAGTAAGAGCCAAAGGTTGACGAGCGATCATGCGGGATGTCTCGCGTGCGAAATAAGCATCGATAGGCTTACCGTTAACAGTAATCTCACCTTTGCCTGATTTAATAAATACACGGGCTACAGAGCTCTTGCGACGACCTGTACCGTAATTCCAATTTCCGTAATTAATAGCCATTTGGGTTCCTTAAATCTCTAACGCTTTAGGCTGTTGAGCCGTATGCGGATGATTAGCGTCGCCATAGACTTTTAATTTCTTGATCATGGCATAGCCGAGTGGGCCTTTTGGCAACATACCTTTCACAGCCTTCTCTAAGGCGCGACCAGGAAAACGATCTTGCATCTTGTCGAAGTTGGTCGTACTGATACCGCCTGGGTATCCGCTGTGACGGTGATAGAGTTTATTCAAGCCTTTAGTGCCAGTAACACGAAGCTTGGATGAGTTGATTACGACGATAAAGTCGCCAGTATCAACGTGGGGTGTGAATTCAGGCTTGTGCTTGCCGCGTAGACGGTGTGCCACTTCACTGGCGACACGACCGAGGACTTTGTCCGTAGCGTCAATCACGAACCATTCACGCGTTACCTCATGGGATTTTGCGGAAAAAGTTTTCATGATTTCTCAAATTGTTATTGTCAAAAAATACTCCAATCAAACTACATCCACTTTGGCCCTGCTTATGTTTGCAGGCTCGCAGATTCAGCAACTTAATCGGCAAAACAATTACCGCTGACAAGTCGGTAATCCAGTAAAGCCTTGAATTGTAACCCAAAAAAAACCCAGGAACGAGTCCTGGGTTGGAATCCACCGATGTTTGGGTGGAGGAGACACTGGGAGGTAAATCGATCTCTTGTATAAGACTGATCACCAATATGGTTATTTGACCATAATTTATGGTGCAATGCAAGAAAATTGATCTAAGTCAATTTTTTGGCATATAGAATATCTACGCGTAATCCCCTTATAATGGCTAAATCATTGATAATATTGATTAATTTAGAAGTTAGGGATCACTAATATGGATTGCACAGTTTCTTGGTTAGGTAATGGTGGTATGGCTTTTTCAGCCGAAACCGGCAGCGGCCATTTACTCAATATGGATGGCGCCCCAGAGGCCGGCGGCAAAAATCTGGCTCCTAGGCCCATGGAGCTGCTCTTGGCGGGGGCGGGCGGATGCTCGGCCTTTGATGTGGTTTTAATCCTACAAAAGGCCCGTCAGGCTGTTTCTGGCTGCGATGTGAAGCTCAAGGCTGAGAGGGCTAACGAAGACCCTAAAGTCTTTACTAAGATTGATTTACATTTCATCGTTACCGGGAAAGACTTGGACCAAACCAAGGTTGAGCGAGCAGTCAAACTCTCTCACGATAAGTATTGCTCTGCTACAGCGATGCTCGCTAAAACGGCTGAACTGACTTACAGCATCGAAGTCCGTTCCGAATAAGTGCAGAGCCAATCGATAAGCCGGATTCTGTCGCCTAGACTCGCGTCTAGGGGCAATCATTCCTCTAGGCCGTTAGTTACCTAACGGCTCAAGCTCCCTACCCGCAGACTCAGCGGGACGCCTCATCGCCTGCTTACTTGGGATTGCTCCGGGTGGAGGTTACCGCGTTTCACCGTAACTAAATACGCTCGTCTCTGTGGCCCTATTCCGCACGTCGCCGTGGATGGCCGTTAGCCATCACCCTTCCCTATGGAGTCCGGACTTTCCTCCCCCTCAATAAAGAGGCGGCGATTGCCTAATTGACTCTGCGCCTGCAGTCTAACGCAGTCAGGAAAAAACGTTTGGAATTAAGCTGAAATGAGAGACCAAGCAACGCTCTCGCCAGCTCGCAACGGAATGATGGTCTCACCACCAAATGGCAGCTCTTGCGGAATGCTCTGAGCCTGTTTTGCTAAAGTCATTTTTTGGGTATTCCGTGGCAAGGAATAAAAATCTGGTCCAAAGAAACTTGCAAAGCCCTCTAGGCGATCGAGCTTACCAACACTATCAAAAGCTTCGGCATACAGTCCCATTGCATTGAACGCGCTATAACAACCCGCACAGCCGCAAGCACTCTCTTTTGCACCCTTGGAGTGAGGCGCACTATCAGTACCCAAGAAAAAACGGGGATTACCACTGGTAGCCACTTCCAATAAAGCAAGTCGGTGCTCTTCACGCTTCAATACAGGCAAGCAATAGTGGTGTGGACGAATACCACCAGCAAAAATAGCATTACGATTCATTAATAGATGCTGCGGAGTAATCGTTGCGCCAATCAAATGTTTTTCATTCGTAGCCGCATCGCGGACATAGTGAGCAGCTTGTAAGGTAGTAATGTGCTCAAAGATAATCTTGAGCTCTGGCAAGTCTTTACGCAAAGGTTCGAGCACACGATCGATAAACACTGCTTCGCGATCAAAGATATCAATTTCAGAATTCGTCACTTCACCGTGAACCAGCAGTGGCATACCCACTGATTGCATCGCTTCAAGAGCAGCATAACAACGACGCAGATCACTCACACCGGCATCACTATTCGTAGTGGCGCCAGCGGGATACAACTTAAAACCCACAATCCCATCCGCCTTTGCCTTGAGCACCTCTTCAGCAGAAGTGTTATCTGTCAAATACAAGGTCATTAGAGGCGTAAAGTTTTTGATCTGCAGAGATGCAAGCTTAGCTTCAATTCTGGAGCGATAGGCCTTAGCCAATTCAACCGTAGTAACCGGAGGCTTTAAGTTCGGCATGATAATGGCACGCGCAAACTGTCTTGCGGTATCTACCAACACGCTACCCATAACTTCACCATCGCGAATATGCAAATGCCAATCATCCGGCTGAGTAATCTGAATCTGTTGTGGGTTGGTCGACATGGTGATGACTTTAAGATTAATTAAGCAAGATGATACGGAAATCATTCACATTGGTCAGAGTGGGTCCAGTTTCTACCAAAGCGCTCAATTCTGCAAAGAATCCATAACAATCATGCGCTTCCAGAAATTGACTGGGTTTAAGGCCCCTGGCTTTACTGGCTTCACGCAGTTCTGGGGTAAACCAAGCACCCGCGTTCTTTTCACTACCGTCAATTCCATCGGTATCGGCAGCTAATGCCGCCAATTGAGAAATATGTCCGGTTTCTGTAAATAAAGAGAGCAAAAACTCGCTGCAGCGACCGCCTCGACCTTTGATGCCAGCAGGAAGGGTTACCGTACATTCACCCCCAGAAATGACCGCAAGTGGCTTGCTCCCGCCATTTTTTTCAATCAGCTCCTTAGCAAGTTTCGCCTGATCAACGCCAACCTCTTTAGCCTCACCAGTAATGGTGTCACCCAGAATGATTGGCTCGTAGCCTTCAGATCGAACATAGTCTGCAGCCGCCTCCAAACTTTTATAAGCTGTTGCAATGACATGATTTCTGACGTGCCCATTTTGTAAATCAGATTCTTTCAGTGTTTCGGGTATCAGCCCTGCTAGGCCTTTTTGCAAATGCTCAATTACTGATGCCGGTATCGCACTTTCATCTAACTGATGCTTCACCAAAATATCTACAGCATCCCGATAGCATGAGTAATCCGCAGCACAAGGCCCGCTTCCAATATCCGCAGGCTGATCTCCCGTGACATCAGAAATCAATAAGGCTTCAACTCGGGCACCGCGTTGCATTGCCGCTCTAGCTAAATTACCGCCCAAGATTGCAGATAAGTGCTTACGAACAATATTCATTTCCTCAATAGGGGCGCCGCATCTTAGCAATGCTTGAGTTGTTGTACGCATGTCCTCCATGCTGATACCAGGCTGAGGTAAGGTCAACAAGCTTGAGCCCCCGCCAGATACCAACACAATCAATACGTCATCCGCATTCAGTTGGTTTACTAATTGGAAAACTGCTTTTGCCCCATCCATGCCCGCTTGATCTGGGACTGGATGGCTCGCCTCAATAATCTGAATATACTCAGTTGGCGACCCATGCCCGTAGCGGGTCAGAACTACGCCATTAATCTCCGTATTGGGCCAATACTGTTTGGCAAAGCGCTCTAAGGCGCTAGCCATTGAGGCGCTTGCCTTACCTGCACCAACAACCAAACACTTTCCTTGTGGCGAGCCATCAGCAAAGATTTTTTCTAGGTATTCGGGCACGATTTGCTGAGGATCGGCGACAGCTAAAGCAGCAGCAAAAGCATTTTGAAGAATGGTTTTTTGATTACTCATCAGAGTATTCTAATCAAGCGTAGCCCGCTCTTGCATTTGCCACATCTCGGCGTAGCGACCTTGCAGCGCTAGCAACTCAGTATGGGTGCCTCTCTCTAGAATCTGCCCATGCTCCATCACCAAGATCTGGTCTGCATGAACGATCGTTGAAAGACGATGGGCAATGATGAGGGTAGTGCGATTTTTAGCTAAACTGAGCAATTCTTCCTGAAAAGCCCGCTCTGTCTTGGAATCTAGGGCTGAAGTGGCTTCATCGAAGATCAGCATAGCTGGCTTCTTCAACAAAGTACGAGCAATCGCTACCCTTTGCTTTTCCCCTCCAGATAACTTCAGACCCCGCTCTCCAACTTGGGTGTTATAGCGATCCGGTAGTCGCTCAATAAAACCGTCGATTTGTGCTGCCCGCGCCGCCTCTTGAACTGCCTCTGGAGTGGCTCCTGGATTTCCGTACGCAATGTTATAACCAATCGTATCGTTAAATAGCACGGTGTCCTGAGGAACAATGCCAATCACCTTACGCAAACTGGTTTGCTGCACATCTTGAATATTTTGGCCATCGATGAAAATCTTGCCTGACTGCACATCATAAAATCGAAACAGCAAACGGGCTAAGGTGCTTTTACCTGCGCCACTCTGACCAACCACAGCCGTAATAGTCCCCGCTGGAATATGAAAGCTCACATCGCGCAGAATCTCGCGCTTTGCATCGTAGTGGAAAGAGACATGCTCAAAGTGGACATCAGGTCCAATCGCATAGTTCTGAATAACTAAAGGCTGTGCGCTGGGAGAGTCGGCAATTTCTTTATCGGTATTGAGTAGCGAAAACATACGATCCATATCCGTCAGGGACTGCTTGATCTCTCGATAAATCACACCTAAAAAATTTAGGGGGATGTAAAGCTGAATCATTAGCGTATTGACTAGGACTAGGTCACCCAGACTCATCGTGCCATTAATAACACCAGAGGTGGCACGCCATAAAATCAGAATCAAGCCTA
This genomic window contains:
- the rpsI gene encoding 30S ribosomal protein S9 is translated as MAINYGNWNYGTGRRKSSVARVFIKSGKGEITVNGKPIDAYFARETSRMIARQPLALTAHLTTFDIKVNVTGGGETGQAGAVRHGVTRALIDYDNALKPTLSKAGLVTRDAREVERKKVGLHGARRRKQFSKR
- the tyrS gene encoding tyrosine--tRNA ligase, with product MMAKPEQKYPLTPEVFAALEVTKRGCDELLVESDWVQKLARSQVTKTPLRIKLGLDPTAPDIHLGHTVVLNKLRQLQDLGHTVIFLIGDFTSMIGDPSGRNATRPPLTAEEIAVNAETYYRQASMVLDPTKTEVRYNSEWCDPLGARGMIQLAAKHTVARMLERDDFTKRYRNGVPISIHEFLYPLMQGYDSVALKSDLELGGTDQKFNLLVGRELQREYGQEPQCILTMPLLVGLDGVEKMSKSKGNYIGISEAPGEMFGKLLSISDDLMWDYFTLLSFRPMAEIDLMKQEVAAGRNPKDCKVLLAQEIVARFHSQAAAEKALEDFNHRAKGGVPDEIPEVTFNGAPMGIANLLKAAGLAPSTSEAMRNIEQNGVKIDGVTIADKQLKIEAGTYIVQVGKRKFAKVTLS
- the argC gene encoding N-acetyl-gamma-glutamyl-phosphate reductase → MIKVGIVGGTGYTGVELLRLLTQHPEVQIQAITSRTEAGMPVADMFPSLRGRVDLKFTTPEDANLTECDAVFFATPHGVAMAQAKALLAAGVKVLDLAADFRLKDVAEFQKWYGMEHSCPDVLAEAVYGLPEINRDAIQKARVVGLAGCYPTSVQLGLAPLLSPKSTGGKQLIDGEHIISDSKSGTSGAGRKAEIGTLMAEASDNFKAYGVKGHRHLPEIVQGLKAIAGHEQIGLTFVPHLTPMIRGIHSTLYVRLTEVGKEVDYQKLYENYYKDEPFVDVMPAGSHPETRSVRGSNGLRIAIHRPGNGDTLVILVVEDNLVKGASGQGVQCLNLMFGLPETMGLTQIALLP
- a CDS encoding OsmC family protein, whose translation is MDCTVSWLGNGGMAFSAETGSGHLLNMDGAPEAGGKNLAPRPMELLLAGAGGCSAFDVVLILQKARQAVSGCDVKLKAERANEDPKVFTKIDLHFIVTGKDLDQTKVERAVKLSHDKYCSATAMLAKTAELTYSIEVRSE
- a CDS encoding glycerate kinase type-2 family protein; this encodes MSNQKTILQNAFAAALAVADPQQIVPEYLEKIFADGSPQGKCLVVGAGKASASMASALERFAKQYWPNTEINGVVLTRYGHGSPTEYIQIIEASHPVPDQAGMDGAKAVFQLVNQLNADDVLIVLVSGGGSSLLTLPQPGISMEDMRTTTQALLRCGAPIEEMNIVRKHLSAILGGNLARAAMQRGARVEALLISDVTGDQPADIGSGPCAADYSCYRDAVDILVKHQLDESAIPASVIEHLQKGLAGLIPETLKESDLQNGHVRNHVIATAYKSLEAAADYVRSEGYEPIILGDTITGEAKEVGVDQAKLAKELIEKNGGSKPLAVISGGECTVTLPAGIKGRGGRCSEFLLSLFTETGHISQLAALAADTDGIDGSEKNAGAWFTPELREASKARGLKPSQFLEAHDCYGFFAELSALVETGPTLTNVNDFRIILLN
- the erpA gene encoding iron-sulfur cluster insertion protein ErpA; translated protein: MTEVATQVAQDLAEPPTPLVFTDSAAAKVADLIAEEGNPSLKLRVFVQGGGCSGFQYGFTFDDAVNEDDTEFEKNGVTLLVDSMSFQYLVGAEIDYKEDIHGSQFVIKNPNATTTCGCGSSFSA
- the pyrC gene encoding dihydroorotase; translated protein: MSTNPQQIQITQPDDWHLHIRDGEVMGSVLVDTARQFARAIIMPNLKPPVTTVELAKAYRSRIEAKLASLQIKNFTPLMTLYLTDNTSAEEVLKAKADGIVGFKLYPAGATTNSDAGVSDLRRCYAALEAMQSVGMPLLVHGEVTNSEIDIFDREAVFIDRVLEPLRKDLPELKIIFEHITTLQAAHYVRDAATNEKHLIGATITPQHLLMNRNAIFAGGIRPHHYCLPVLKREEHRLALLEVATSGNPRFFLGTDSAPHSKGAKESACGCAGCYSAFNAMGLYAEAFDSVGKLDRLEGFASFFGPDFYSLPRNTQKMTLAKQAQSIPQELPFGGETIIPLRAGESVAWSLISA
- the ruvB gene encoding Holliday junction branch migration DNA helicase RuvB produces the protein MAIHTDDLNSIPEDLPEGNDRIVSGAAGNAEAVFEKALRPKQLDEYVGQTKARAQLEIFISATRARQEALDHVLLFGPPGLGKTTLAHIIARELGVNLRQTSGPVLDRPGDLAALLTNLEANDVLFIDEIHRLSPVVEEILYPALEDYSLDIMIGEGPAARSVKIDLKPFTLIGATTRAGMLTNPLRDRFGIVARLEFYTTEELTKIINRSASLLKADIDPEGSVEIAKRARGTPRIANRLLRRVRDYAEVKGTGTITKAMADAALKMLDVDPSGFDVMDRKLLEAIMHKFDGGPVGIDNLAAAIGEERDTIEDVLEPYLIQQGYLQRTSRGRVATRQAYEHFGLTPPSGNTSLDL
- a CDS encoding anhydro-N-acetylmuramic acid kinase; translated protein: MNKPHSLYIGLMSGTSLDGIDAVLAKIGPNGETSAQAAFSTPFDPELRKTLFELQSPGDNELHREKQAGNALALAYAEAVSQLLNKAHLQPSDIAAIGAHGQTIRHQPQLGELGYTHQTLNAALLAEKTGIDVIADFRSRDLAAGGHGAPLVPAFHAQQFTSTENLAILNIGGIANFTLLPKNGAVTGFDCGPGNMLMDAWIYEHQGNSFDENGAWASQGKVNEDLLRKMLADPFFKKLPPKSTGRDDFHLEWLKEKLGEENHRTEDVQATLLHLTAHSALEALLHHAPQTQKLIVCGGGAKNKALMNLLKVKAQHVFKQPLEIASSEAVGIDPQLVEGLAFAWLAWAHKEKRPANLPAVTGAKGLRILGACYPA
- the rplM gene encoding 50S ribosomal protein L13; translated protein: MKTFSAKSHEVTREWFVIDATDKVLGRVASEVAHRLRGKHKPEFTPHVDTGDFIVVINSSKLRVTGTKGLNKLYHRHSGYPGGISTTNFDKMQDRFPGRALEKAVKGMLPKGPLGYAMIKKLKVYGDANHPHTAQQPKALEI
- a CDS encoding ABCB family ABC transporter ATP-binding protein/permease, yielding MRHLSGPRPTEPSLAVSQRSDWRVIRDLLPYLLEYRLRVFLALMCLVAAKVANLGIPILMKRLIDALNIKADSGQALLAVPVALIIAYGLLRISASLFNELREALFAKVTQNAVRKVALQVFEHLHALSLSFHLARQTGGVSRDIERGTRGIQSLIQYSLYSILPTLIEFILVLGYLAYSYDIWFALITLVALVLYITFTVVVTEWRTHFRRTMNEMDSKANQKAIDSLLNFETVKYFGNEAFEARRYDENLARYQIAAVKSQKSLAVLNLGQQIIIAVGLILILWRATSGVINGTMSLGDLVLVNTLMIQLYIPLNFLGVIYREIKQSLTDMDRMFSLLNTDKEIADSPSAQPLVIQNYAIGPDVHFEHVSFHYDAKREILRDVSFHIPAGTITAVVGQSGAGKSTLARLLFRFYDVQSGKIFIDGQNIQDVQQTSLRKVIGIVPQDTVLFNDTIGYNIAYGNPGATPEAVQEAARAAQIDGFIERLPDRYNTQVGERGLKLSGGEKQRVAIARTLLKKPAMLIFDEATSALDSKTERAFQEELLSLAKNRTTLIIAHRLSTIVHADQILVMEHGQILERGTHTELLALQGRYAEMWQMQERATLD